In the genome of Globicephala melas chromosome 3, mGloMel1.2, whole genome shotgun sequence, one region contains:
- the C3H5orf58 gene encoding putative uncharacterized protein C5orf58 homolog isoform X1: MAKMSDNNVTNHKLNVEAIIKNINTISLELKKMKELSQLLLCDLTLCFSHPVKTDDLKETERNNPLFEESKMSDVSLASNSFLI, translated from the exons ATGGCTAAG atgtCTGACAATAATGTTACCAACCATAAGCTAAATGTGGAAgccataattaaaaatattaacacaatTTCTTTGgagttgaagaaaatgaaag AGCTCTCCCAGTTACTGCTTTGTGACCTTACCCTATGTTTTAGTCATCCTGTGAAGACGGATGatttaaaggaaacagaaagaaacaacCCCCTCTTTGAAGAGTCTAAAATGTCAGATGTATCTCTTGCTTCTAACAGTTTTTTaatctga
- the C3H5orf58 gene encoding putative uncharacterized protein C5orf58 homolog isoform X2, producing the protein MSDNNVTNHKLNVEAIIKNINTISLELKKMKELSQLLLCDLTLCFSHPVKTDDLKETERNNPLFEESKMSDVSLASNSFLI; encoded by the exons atgtCTGACAATAATGTTACCAACCATAAGCTAAATGTGGAAgccataattaaaaatattaacacaatTTCTTTGgagttgaagaaaatgaaag AGCTCTCCCAGTTACTGCTTTGTGACCTTACCCTATGTTTTAGTCATCCTGTGAAGACGGATGatttaaaggaaacagaaagaaacaacCCCCTCTTTGAAGAGTCTAAAATGTCAGATGTATCTCTTGCTTCTAACAGTTTTTTaatctga